The genome window TTGTTACCAGTTGATTGCTTTTAGTGTTGATTTTGAGTTCGCCTTGCCAAGATTTGCCTTTACGGATCGTTTTAAACATTTCTAGCAGCACTTTAGTTTGGGGGTAAAGTGCTTTTAATCCGCCTGCTGTGTTTAGTTCTTCTGCGGTGTAGCCGTACTGTTGAACAAAGGCTTGATTGTGGTAGAGCGATCGCCCTGTCAAGTCAGCAATCCCGATCGCATCGCTGGTGCTTTCCACCGCTTGAGTAACTCGCAGCAAATCTAATTCTGCTTGTTTGCGATCGCTAATATCAGTAATAGTGCCGATATAGCCTTTAATTTCCTGCTTGTCTCCGATTTCTGCAATTGCCTGACCGATCACCCAGATTACACGACCGTCTGGACGCTGAAAGCGGTATTCTGATTTAAAAGGAATTTTCTCAATAATTGCTCGATGCCATTCATTTTTCACCCGCTCCATATCATCGGGATGTATGGCATTCATCCAGCCAGTTTCTGCTGCTAATTCTGCGTTTAATCCCGTAATTTCGCTCCAGCGCTGATTCACATAAAGGCAATTTCCCAAGGTGTCGGTGTGAAATATGCAAACTGGCGATGCTTCTGCTAAAGTTTGGTACCGGCGCTGGCTCGATCGCAGGGCAGATTCTACCTGTTTTCGATTAGTTATATCGCGGACTATAGAAATGATTTCGCCACCGACAAGCATTGTCAGCGACAATTCTTGAGGGAACTTAGTACCGTCCCGGCGCTGACCGATAGCTTCTAGATTGCAGTACCCTTTTTGCAGGAGCATCGGCATTATTTGTAGTTCAAAAAAAATATTTTCTGCTTTGCTGTAGAGCATTTTCCATTTCTTCCCGTACAGTTCGCTACGGCTAGCCAAGGCGTACATTTTGAGATAAGCGTCGTTTGAATAAATACATTCTTTATTATTATTAAAAATGGCGATTCCGTCATAAGCAGCCGCCATTGCTACTGCTTGTCGCTGGAGTTGGGACTCTGCTTGTTTGCGAGAGGTAATGTCGTGACCGACTGAGTAGATTAAACCTTCTTCGCTAAATGGCGATGCCGTCCACAGGAAGTATTTGTAAGAACCGTCTTTGCAGATGTAGCGGTTTTCAAAGGAGATACTGGACGTACCCGCTATTAGTTTTGCTCCTTCGGCTGCGGTGGCTTTTCGATCGTCTGGATGAACAAAGTCAATCATTGGCTTGGCAAACAATTCGCTAATACTGTAGCCTAAAGCTGTTGACCAAGCGGGGTTTAAACGTTTAAAATAGCCGTCAAAACCTATAATGCAAAGCAAGTCTAAGGAGATGGTAAAAAAACGATCGCGCTCTGTTTGTGCCTGCTTTAATTCAGTGATATCCATCACTAAACCGTCCCAGAGAATATCGCCTTCGCTGCCAGATTTACTTTCATTATTGAGCCTTTCTGGTCTCGCAGCTCCTTGCAGCCACTTAACTTTTCCAGATGGTAAATTCTGCCGCCACTGCTGCTGCCAAGGTTCCAGCTTAGTGGCTGAAATTGCGATCGATGCTTTTAAATCTAAGAGATCGTCGGCGTGAATTCCGCTGAAAATCAGTTCCGCATTTTGCTCGATTGCTTCTGCTTCTAATTCGTAGAGTTGGCGGCTGCCTGAAGAGATGTAGGGGAAAGACATTTTTCCAGTTGCTGACATTCGTAATTGATAAATTGTTCCCGGCAGGTTAGCTACCAATTTTTGAAACCGAGCTTCGCTTTGTTCCAGGGCTTTTTGTTGCTGTCTGTATTCGGTAAAATCTCTAATTGTACCCACTATTACTTTACTGCCGTCTGCTATTTGGAAGACGCTTTTTTTGGTAGAAATTATGTGTTGTTTCCCGGCAGAGTCTGTGAATTTTTCTTCGGTTTCCAAGCAGACACCCGTTGTCAATACTTCTTCATCTTTTGTCCAAAAAACAGCAGCTTCTGATTGGGGGAAAAAGTCATAATCTGATTTGCCGATCAGTTCTTGCCGCGAGCGGCCGACCAACTGACAAAAAGCATCATTTAATATCATCCAGCGGTGTTGCTCGTCTTTGACAAAAATTGGGTCGGGCGTAGCATTTATGGTGTGGTTTAAAAATTCTTCTGACGCTTTCAGTTTGGCTTCGTAGCGGTAGCGATCGCTCACGTCCAACACTACTTCGATTATCCGGTAGATAGACCCGTCCAGGCGGCGGATGCAGCGCAGGGAAACTCGCGTGTGAACTATTTCGCTGTCTTGTTTCAGCCACCTTTTGTCTGAGATGTAACCGTCTATCTTACCTGCTAACATCTGAGAAAACTTTTCACAATTAGCCTCCAAATCCTCTGGATGAGTCAACTCTAGCCAATTCTTTTGCACGAGTTCGTAGCGCTCATAGCCCAGCAAATTGCACAGGGCATCGTTAACTTCTATCCAGTGGCAATTTAGAGGAATTTCGCGGTCAATAATTGGAGCGATGATGGCAATGCCGATCAGAGAATTTTCCACCACCGAGCGATATTTTTCTTCACTTTTTCGCAAAGCATCTTGACTGTTCTGGCGTTCTATGGCGTAACGGAGCGATCGAATTAACAGTTCGCTGTCGATTTTTCTTTTTACCAAATAATCCTGTACGCCGACCGAAATCAACCGCAGGGCAAGTTCTTCGTCGTTTTGGGCGGTCAGAACTACGATCGGCACATTTACCCCGTACTCTTGTACCCGAGCCACCGTCTCGATTCCCAGACTATCTGGCAGTGAAAGGTCTAATAAAATTATGTCAAAAGTTTCTTGATTCAATCGCTCCTGCGCTTCGCTGAGGCGCTCTACTTTCGTCAGCAATATACGCTGCGAGCCACCTATTTCTGACAGCAAATCTTCAATCAGCTCAGCTTCTTGAGGGTTGTCTTCTACTAACAAAACTTTAAAGCAGATAGGAGGCAAAGCTAAGTTAAAAACTGCTTTCATAATATTTTTAAATTAAGTAAATATTAAACTAACTTGAATTTTACCTTTTATTTTCAGGACAGTCATTCAATTGCACGTACAGATACATCGACCGTCAGATTTGGGAGGGTAAGCAAGCGCTACAAAAATTTTGTTTAATTATTAAAATTCTATCACGCACCAACTAGACTGTCAACGCAAAATAATTTTTATTCTAACTTGCCATTTATATCACTTAAAAGAATAATGCAACTGTAGCCCATCTTCCCACCCCGATAGTCACCGTCATTCCCAATTATTCAATGCTTTTATCTACACTATTAAATAGTATTAACTCCTAGATTGTACCTTCCAAGTTAGGAGTTAAAATATATAAAATACTTAATTTCACCAATTTATATCTTATACCTTTTGCCGAAAGTATGTCTCAATTAAGCGAGAGTAAAGTAAAAAGTTGAACCTTGCTCCGGTTCCGATTCCACCCAGATAGATCCGCCGTGAAGTTCCACAATTTTTTGACAAATTGCTAAACCAATACCTGTCCCAGAATATTCTCTTTGAGTGTGCAAGCGCTGGAAAATTTGAAAGATACGTTTTTGATGCTGGGGAGCAATCCCAATTCCATTATCTGAGACACAAATTAACCAGTTTTCATCCTGTTTGCAAGCGGTAATATGAACCACAGGCGGTACATCGTGGCGATATTTAATCGCATTGCTGACTAAATTTTGAAAAAGCTGTACGAGTTGAGAAATATCCCCCATTACCGTTGGTAATTCGCTGTAGGTGACAACGGCTTTAGCCTCGCGGATCGCCCCTTGCAAGTTCGCGAGTGCTTGCTCGACTGCATGATTGCAATCTGTCAGTTGAAAAGGTTTCCGACTCCGGCCAACGCGCGAATATTCGAGTAAATCGTCAATTAAATTTTGCATTCTGGTGCAGCCCTGAACGATATTGCCGATAAACTTACTACCTTGGCTGTCGAGTTGGTCTTTGTAGCGTTTTTCTAAAAGTTGAGCGTAACTGGCAATGGTTGCTAAAGGCGCTTGCAGGTCATGAGAAGCCACATAAGCAAATTGTTCTAGTTCTGCATTTGAACGCGCTAATTCTTGGTTAGATTTTAATAGAGCAGATTCGGCGCGCTGGCGGTGCGATATCTCTTGTTGGAGTACCAAATTTTGCTCTTGCAGAGCTTTTTCTACGGCGCGACGGGTGCTGATTTCTTGTTGCAGGATTTGGTTTTTTTCTTGGAGCGTTTTTTCTACTGCTAAGCGGCTCGTGATTTCTTCTTGCAGCAGCACATTTTGTTCTTTTAGCTGCTTTTGTAAATTCCGCAGGCTGAGGTGACTTTCGATGCGGGCGAGCACTTCTTCAAACTGAAATGGCTTGCTGATATAGTCAACAGCCCCCACAGCAAATGCGTTTACTTTGTCGAAAACTTCATCTTTAGCGCTGATAAAAATTACCGGAATTTCGCGAGTTTTAGGCTCTAATTTCAAGTGCTGACAAACTTCGTAACCGTTCATTTCCGGCATCATTATGTCGAGCAAAATCAAATCGGGTGGATTAGAATTGCAGGCTCTCAAAGCCATTTTTCCGTTAATCACGCAGCGGGGGATGTACCCCCTCTGAGTCAACATCGTAGACAACAGACGCAGGTTTTCTGCTGTATCGTCTACTACTAAAATGTTTCCTAACGACGTTCTTGGTTGGTTATTGTTCATTGATTATTTTCTAGTTCCTGTTTTCTTCACAAAAAAGGTTGGCAGCTATTTTATTTAGGACTTACAGAAAATACCCGGTTTCTAGTAGGAATATAGCAAAAAAAAACGAGGAATCCGCTCATAAACCGGGTGTTTAGCCGTTTGTGCACAAGCAAGTCTTGTTATTGTTCGTTTACTAATCCTCAAATCCCCAGCAGCAGAGTCAGAACATTATTGTCCCAAGCCAATCCTTTGTCTAAAACTTTAAATCCCGCGACTTTGCACATAGCTTCTAAAGCAGTAGCTGTAGGCAGCCACCACCACGCCGCAAAATTGTTCATGTCAAAAACTGCTTTCTCAGTTATCCCTATAAGTGGGTTGTTGTTGAGGTAGGGCTGCCAGTAAGCTGTTAAAATAGCTCGTTCTGCGTCGTCCAAAGCGGGAATAAACATTACTGCAGAAGCGGGAAGTTCATAGCGTCCTAACTCATTCTCTATAACTTCTTGGGTAATAGCTGAAGTGAAAACTAAATGCTCGCGAGTTATCTGACGCAAGGCAACTAAAATCTGCAACGGATGGGGGTGATGGTACAAAACTCCTGCACAGTGAACTACATCGTAAGGCTCGCCAATTTCTGCAAGCTGCATCTGAGTTATATCTCGATTGATACAATTATAATTAGCAATATTTAAACTTGTCATCCGATCGTGAAAATCTTGCCACCAGTGGAGGGATGCCGGCATGGCATCAATCATTGTCAGAGAAACTGCACCGTATTTGCTAGCTACAGATACTTTTTCGCTGACAGTTCCCCACAAGCCGCCGACTTCTGCAAAAGTCTTGCCTTTGACTACTCGGGCAATGTAGCGATCGCGAATATCCTTAGCTTCTAACTCTAATAATATATTAGATTCCCCTGTTTGACGCTGTTTTTCTAAAAAATCCTCTAATTTTTGGGATATTTCTGGATCTTTTGGTCTAATTTCTAATGCCATCAAGTACAACATTATGGCTTCGTTAATCCGATCGCTCTCAGCAAACTTTTGGGCTATTTCGCAGTAAAATTCAGGAGCGTGGAGTGGCTGCATTTCGTGGTGATAGTAGCTAGTTGCTACATCGGAATCTACCGGAGTTCTTTTAATTAGAGCCTCACCTAACTTTATGTAAATTTTCGGTAGAGACGGGTCGATTTGAAGCGCACAAAGGTAGGCGGAAACAGCATCGTTCCATGCGTGAATTCCACTCAAAGCATCGCCTAAATTGTAATAAGACCAAGAAATAGTGGGATTAAGTTCAATAGCACGTCGGTAAGCGGTAGCTGCGGCTTTCCACTGTTGGGTTTTTAACAGCGCTTCTCCTAAATTGTGGTAAGTCCAAGAGAATTCTGGATTGAGTGCGATCGCCCGCCGATAAGCGAGTGTTGCTGCTGCAAACTTTTGAAGTTTAACTAAAGTCAAAGCTAAGTTATAATGAGACCAAAATAAATCCGCATTTAGTGCGATCGCCCGTTCGTATGCAGCCTCAGCTTCTGACCATTTTTCTAGCTTAAAAAGAGCATCTCCTAACTTGTGAAAAGCTGCGAAAAAATTCGGGTCTACTTCAGTAGCGCGCTGGTAAGCTGCGGCGGATTCAGACCATTCTTCTAATCGATCGCAAGCTGCACCGATGCTGTAGTAAGACCAAGAAAAATCCGGGTTAATTTCAACAGCCGTGCGGTAGGCGATCGCAGCTTCTTGCCATTTTTCTAAATTGAGCAGCACGCTGCCTAAGTTGTAGTATGACAAAAAAGAATTGGGATTTAAATCAATACTTTTTCGGTAGGCAGCCTCCGCTTCGCGCCAGAGTTCCTTAGCTTGCAAAACATTGCCTAATTTGTAATAAAACTCCGAAATCTCCGGCTGGAGTTGAATAGCTTTGCGGTAGTGAATAATAGCTTCGTCCCACTTTTTTAGCTCGCTAGCAGCTTCTGCTAATTGGCAGTAAGCTTCGCAAAAACTCGGGTTTAAATAAATCGTGCGGTGGTAACAAGTCAGGGCTTTTTCTGGCTTGTTTTGCGCCAACAAAGTATTACCTAAATCGAGATATTCTTCCGCTATCTCTATCGGTTCAACCATGAGTGCTTGATACCAAAAGTCTGCTGCTTCTTCAGCTTGACCGGCTTGGGTAAATATCCGGCTCAAATTACGGTAAAATCCTGCAAAGTTTGGTTGCAGGGAGATGGCTTTTTGGTAACAGGCGATCGCCTCTTGCCACTGTTCCAAAGTCGCGTAGAGAGTGCCGAGGTTAGCAAAAGCTTCGGCAAAATCCGGTTGGTGGGCGATCGCAACTTTATACCAATACCTTGCGTCTTCTAGTTTACCCTGAGCTTGCAGCGCCTTTCCTAGGGTTTTGCAAGTCTCTGCTGAATTGGGTTCAGATGCCAAAACTTGTTGGCAAAGTGCGATCGCCCGATCGAAGTTGCCTGTAGCTAAATAAAGTTCTGCCTGTTGCTGAAAATTCACCTGCGCTGTTTCCGAATTCATTTTTTATTTTCCTTTTGAGTCATGATTACCTGTAAAATTATATGCTACAATTTCCCAAACTTCAAGTTTTTGTAAGTAGAGCTACCGAACACAGAATAATGCTGAAGGTCCGCCACATTCATCTAAACTAGATCATCATAGGTTAACAGCGAGCTAAATAATGTCAACAGCTACTCGAACACCGAAAGTAAGCGTAATTATACCTGTATATAATGGCGATCGCTACATCGTACAAGCGGTGGAGAGCGCCCTCAGTCAAACTTTTACTAATTTGGAGATTATAGTTGTAGACGATGGTTCAACAGATCGCACGCAGCAAGTATTGCAACCTTATTTTGACAGAATTCGCTACATTTATCAGGAAAACCAAGGAGTCGGGGTAGCCCGGAATAGTGCTTGCCAACTAGCGCAAGGCGAGTTTTTGGCATTTCTAGATGCCGATGACTATTTCCTACCATCCAAGCTAGAGAAACAGGTAGCTTGCTTTGATGCCGATCCCACCTTAGATATGGTGCAAACAGGTTGGGTGATCGTCGATGAAACCGGGCGAGAGATTTCGGCTGTCAAGCCTTGGCAGCAAGCGTCACAATTAGATTTAGAAAGCTTTATTCTATATAAATGTGTGCGGCCGAGTGCGATGATTATGCGCCGAAAGTGGTGGGAAAAATTGGGAGGTTTCGATTCTCAATTTCCACTAGCAGAAGATTTAGACTTTACCTTGCGTTTAGCTTTAAAGGGGTGCAAAGCAGTTTGGTTAGAAGAGACACTTACCTGTTATCGCCAGCACAATTCTAATCTCATGTCAAGCGGCTTTCGCCTAATGAAGAATATAGAAATTGTGATGAAACAATTTTTCGCTCGACCCGATTTGCCTCAGTCAATCCGGCAGTTAAAAAACCAGGAACGCTATCAATGCTTAAAGTGGCTGGCATGGCGGATGTATCGCGACGGTCATCTAACAGAGATGGCTCAGTGTTTAGAAAAGTCATTGCAATATACGCCTTTTTCGCCCACAAAAACAGTCTTAAATTGGCTGGAAAGTTTTCAGATGGCTTCTGAAGAATATGGTGAAAATTTTGATGCTTATTCGCTGAGTAAGTTAGCGGAATGGCAAGACATAATTGTGATGGTGATGACTAATCCACCCCAATCTCAACAGAGTTCTATTCCCACAGCTTCAAAAGCGCGTGAAGCGAAGCTATCCCGTAGGGAAACGCACATTTTACTCTACAACACGGACGATCCGGGCGTGGGAGGATTAGCGCAATACAATCATGCCATTCTCTGTCAGTTAGCCCTATTAGGCTATCGAGTCACTTGCGTGCAAACCAAACATTCTAGCCCCTTGCTTGAGCGAGAACGAGAGTTAGGTATAGAACACTTGTGGCTGGATTTTAGCGGTCATAAAGATTTACAGCGGGTGTTAAGAAATACTCAGGATGCACGAGAGATTTTTGCTAGCAATAAACCCGATCTGATTATTTTTAGCGATGGTTGGCCATTTTCCAATTTTGCTGCTAAACAGGTAGTTATTCAAATGGGAATACCATACATGATGGTGATCGGGTTAGTTATGCCAGAACACGCAACTTTTGCCTGCGGGGATGTAGTGCCTTATGTAGAAGGAGTGCTCTACCACTGCCTGCAAGCTAGAGCCTTGATTGTGGGCGCTTACGAACATTTGAATTTATTGTGCCAACATTTCAAGTTGCCAAAAGAGCGAGGACAAGTGATTTACTTGGGGCGTTCTCCTGAATATTTTGCACCTCCTAATGCTGCTGCTCGTCAACGCCTGCGACAAGAAATAGGAATTCCTGAAGATGCGATTGTCTGTTTCACATCTGCTCGATTGGCATCGATTAAAGGGCATCGATATCAGATTGAAGCAATCAAGCAGTTGCAGCAGTCTCCTGTGTGGTCTAAACTGTATTTTGTTTGGGCAGGAACTGGTGAGGGAAGCGCTGACAATGTAGAAATAGAATTGAGGGAAACTATTAAAGAGTTAGGGGCGAGCGATCGCGTGAAGGCGATCGGACAGCGCTGGGATATCCTAGATTGGCTGGATGCTAGCGACATATTCATTTTGACATCTCTGGCAGATGGAACGCCTTCTTTTGCAGTCATGGAAGCGATGGCTAAAGGATTGCCGATAGTTGCAACGGCTGTGGGCGGCATTCCTGAAGGGCTTGGCGATACGGGGAAATTGTTGCCCGATCCGAATACCGATCCAGACGGAACCGCGAGGGAATTGGCGAAAACTGTAGAAGCTTGGGCGATGAATCCAGAATTGCGGCATCAAATCGGTCAAGCTTGCAAGCAGCGGGCCGAAAAACTGTTTAAAGAGGAACGGATGTTGGCAGAGTCGATTGAGGCGATCGAAAAAGCTTTAGTTTGCGATCGCCAAACAGATGAATTTGTTACTCAAAAAGAGGTACAGGGGTCAATAACGAAGATAGAAAGCCGGGTGCATTACAGCTCTTTAGTGTGGAATGCTTGGCAGGCTTACTGTCAAGAAGATCTAAGCGGAATGCAGAAGTCGCTTCAAGAATCTTTGAAGTACACACCTTTTTTGACTACAGAAACGCTCTTAAACTGGGTAGAATATTTTGCCAATTTTTCCTCAGCTAAAGGGCATTATTTAGATACATATTCTCTAATTAACTCAGCAGAATGGCAACAATTAGTCCAGGAATTACAGGGTATTGAATCTGTATTTTATGCACGCTAAAATACCAGATTGACATTTCAAATTCGGATTGCTGTCAGCATTAGAATTGCATCTGCCTTCTGCTTTCTGCCTTCTGCCTTCTGCCTGACCTCCGTTACGTCCGTTTCATAATCCGTTGCCGAACCCTTCCCGATCACCGATAAAATTCATGTCAATAGCAAATCCGACACCGCGAGTAAGTGTAATTATTCCAGCATATAATGGCGATCGCTACATCGCACAAGCGGTAGAAAGCGTCATCAGCCAAACCTATAAAAACTGGGAAATTATCGTCGTAGACGACGGTTCAAGCGACGACACCCGACAAGTATTGCAGCCTTATTTTGACAAAATTCGCTATGTTTATCAGGAAAACCAAGGAGTAGCTGCCGCCCGCAACCGAGGAATTCAGGAATCCCGAGGTGAATTAATTGCTTTTTTAGATCAAGATGACTTTTTCTTGTCAGATAAGTTGGCTGGACAAGTTGCGTTATTTGACGCTCAGCCATCACTAGGAATTGTTAATAGTGGCTGGCGAATTGTTAAAGAGCAAGGCGAAAGTATTTGCGATATAAAACCCTGGGAATACTTTCCTCAGCTCGACTTAAAAACCTGG of Oscillatoria nigro-viridis PCC 7112 contains these proteins:
- a CDS encoding PAS domain S-box protein; this translates as MKAVFNLALPPICFKVLLVEDNPQEAELIEDLLSEIGGSQRILLTKVERLSEAQERLNQETFDIILLDLSLPDSLGIETVARVQEYGVNVPIVVLTAQNDEELALRLISVGVQDYLVKRKIDSELLIRSLRYAIERQNSQDALRKSEEKYRSVVENSLIGIAIIAPIIDREIPLNCHWIEVNDALCNLLGYERYELVQKNWLELTHPEDLEANCEKFSQMLAGKIDGYISDKRWLKQDSEIVHTRVSLRCIRRLDGSIYRIIEVVLDVSDRYRYEAKLKASEEFLNHTINATPDPIFVKDEQHRWMILNDAFCQLVGRSRQELIGKSDYDFFPQSEAAVFWTKDEEVLTTGVCLETEEKFTDSAGKQHIISTKKSVFQIADGSKVIVGTIRDFTEYRQQQKALEQSEARFQKLVANLPGTIYQLRMSATGKMSFPYISSGSRQLYELEAEAIEQNAELIFSGIHADDLLDLKASIAISATKLEPWQQQWRQNLPSGKVKWLQGAARPERLNNESKSGSEGDILWDGLVMDITELKQAQTERDRFFTISLDLLCIIGFDGYFKRLNPAWSTALGYSISELFAKPMIDFVHPDDRKATAAEGAKLIAGTSSISFENRYICKDGSYKYFLWTASPFSEEGLIYSVGHDITSRKQAESQLQRQAVAMAAAYDGIAIFNNNKECIYSNDAYLKMYALASRSELYGKKWKMLYSKAENIFFELQIMPMLLQKGYCNLEAIGQRRDGTKFPQELSLTMLVGGEIISIVRDITNRKQVESALRSSQRRYQTLAEASPVCIFHTDTLGNCLYVNQRWSEITGLNAELAAETGWMNAIHPDDMERVKNEWHRAIIEKIPFKSEYRFQRPDGRVIWVIGQAIAEIGDKQEIKGYIGTITDISDRKQAELDLLRVTQAVESTSDAIGIADLTGRSLYHNQAFVQQYGYTAEELNTAGGLKALYPQTKVLLEMFKTIRKGKSWQGELKINTKSNQLVTTLFRADGIKDETGHLIGLVGVITDITERKQAEMALQQQLRRERLVVAMLDRIRSSLNLEELLTTAVEEVRQFLQTDRTVIYRFNPDWSGIVVVESVAKDRISLLNLNNVDGCFKEKFVEVYQQGYIRCMEDIYRENLTECHMKFLEGIEVKANLIVPILKARESISQVQPTAENQLWGLLIAQDCSGPRPWDSSEIESLRQLCVQLAIAIQQSTLFEQAQTEIVDRKLAESALQQAALAAESANRAKSEFLANMSHELRTPLNGVLGYTQILKTDKDLNSDQQESLSNILQCGQHLLMLIDDVLDLSKIEARKMELYPEELNFINFMKNIADLFQMRASQKEILFHYEQVSPLPSCVRVDPKRLRQILINLLSNAVKFTSSGGVTFKVGYVGTGAWSLGQGESYKFSTLSSELKQNYMRFAHNAIAAKHALKIRFQVEDTGTGIERSKLEEIFLPFHQVGGNTFVEGTGLGLSISQKLAKLMGAEIRVHSTLGKGSTFWLDLELPAAKRYLEVSPLQEKRWLVGFVGNKRKVLIVEDNQLDRDLLCRLLRRLGFEVAEAQNGQECLCKTVEFQPDVILMDLRMPVMDGLETARKLRQLPEGKDVVLMAMSASVFAATQQDSILAGYDDFLPKPIEANHFLEQLRLHLGLEWIYGESSENKKRKTSSLLPAADFPAYSSLLPAASESVAKLLKLAAMGDIEEIFEESAKLESLEPNLVPFVSKLRQLAKGFQLKQIRNTLNQYIERK
- a CDS encoding tetratricopeptide repeat protein, whose translation is MNSETAQVNFQQQAELYLATGNFDRAIALCQQVLASEPNSAETCKTLGKALQAQGKLEDARYWYKVAIAHQPDFAEAFANLGTLYATLEQWQEAIACYQKAISLQPNFAGFYRNLSRIFTQAGQAEEAADFWYQALMVEPIEIAEEYLDLGNTLLAQNKPEKALTCYHRTIYLNPSFCEAYCQLAEAASELKKWDEAIIHYRKAIQLQPEISEFYYKLGNVLQAKELWREAEAAYRKSIDLNPNSFLSYYNLGSVLLNLEKWQEAAIAYRTAVEINPDFSWSYYSIGAACDRLEEWSESAAAYQRATEVDPNFFAAFHKLGDALFKLEKWSEAEAAYERAIALNADLFWSHYNLALTLVKLQKFAAATLAYRRAIALNPEFSWTYHNLGEALLKTQQWKAAATAYRRAIELNPTISWSYYNLGDALSGIHAWNDAVSAYLCALQIDPSLPKIYIKLGEALIKRTPVDSDVATSYYHHEMQPLHAPEFYCEIAQKFAESDRINEAIMLYLMALEIRPKDPEISQKLEDFLEKQRQTGESNILLELEAKDIRDRYIARVVKGKTFAEVGGLWGTVSEKVSVASKYGAVSLTMIDAMPASLHWWQDFHDRMTSLNIANYNCINRDITQMQLAEIGEPYDVVHCAGVLYHHPHPLQILVALRQITREHLVFTSAITQEVIENELGRYELPASAVMFIPALDDAERAILTAYWQPYLNNNPLIGITEKAVFDMNNFAAWWWLPTATALEAMCKVAGFKVLDKGLAWDNNVLTLLLGI
- a CDS encoding glycosyltransferase; translation: MSTATRTPKVSVIIPVYNGDRYIVQAVESALSQTFTNLEIIVVDDGSTDRTQQVLQPYFDRIRYIYQENQGVGVARNSACQLAQGEFLAFLDADDYFLPSKLEKQVACFDADPTLDMVQTGWVIVDETGREISAVKPWQQASQLDLESFILYKCVRPSAMIMRRKWWEKLGGFDSQFPLAEDLDFTLRLALKGCKAVWLEETLTCYRQHNSNLMSSGFRLMKNIEIVMKQFFARPDLPQSIRQLKNQERYQCLKWLAWRMYRDGHLTEMAQCLEKSLQYTPFSPTKTVLNWLESFQMASEEYGENFDAYSLSKLAEWQDIIVMVMTNPPQSQQSSIPTASKAREAKLSRRETHILLYNTDDPGVGGLAQYNHAILCQLALLGYRVTCVQTKHSSPLLERERELGIEHLWLDFSGHKDLQRVLRNTQDAREIFASNKPDLIIFSDGWPFSNFAAKQVVIQMGIPYMMVIGLVMPEHATFACGDVVPYVEGVLYHCLQARALIVGAYEHLNLLCQHFKLPKERGQVIYLGRSPEYFAPPNAAARQRLRQEIGIPEDAIVCFTSARLASIKGHRYQIEAIKQLQQSPVWSKLYFVWAGTGEGSADNVEIELRETIKELGASDRVKAIGQRWDILDWLDASDIFILTSLADGTPSFAVMEAMAKGLPIVATAVGGIPEGLGDTGKLLPDPNTDPDGTARELAKTVEAWAMNPELRHQIGQACKQRAEKLFKEERMLAESIEAIEKALVCDRQTDEFVTQKEVQGSITKIESRVHYSSLVWNAWQAYCQEDLSGMQKSLQESLKYTPFLTTETLLNWVEYFANFSSAKGHYLDTYSLINSAEWQQLVQELQGIESVFYAR
- a CDS encoding ATP-binding protein, translating into MNNNQPRTSLGNILVVDDTAENLRLLSTMLTQRGYIPRCVINGKMALRACNSNPPDLILLDIMMPEMNGYEVCQHLKLEPKTREIPVIFISAKDEVFDKVNAFAVGAVDYISKPFQFEEVLARIESHLSLRNLQKQLKEQNVLLQEEITSRLAVEKTLQEKNQILQQEISTRRAVEKALQEQNLVLQQEISHRQRAESALLKSNQELARSNAELEQFAYVASHDLQAPLATIASYAQLLEKRYKDQLDSQGSKFIGNIVQGCTRMQNLIDDLLEYSRVGRSRKPFQLTDCNHAVEQALANLQGAIREAKAVVTYSELPTVMGDISQLVQLFQNLVSNAIKYRHDVPPVVHITACKQDENWLICVSDNGIGIAPQHQKRIFQIFQRLHTQREYSGTGIGLAICQKIVELHGGSIWVESEPEQGSTFYFTLA